GATACTGGAATTTCTGCAGGAACGGATAAATTACGCAGTGAGTAATGGTATAAGCCCGGAAAGAATAATGATAGATCCCGGAATCGGGTTTGGCAAGAGACAATCTGATAATCTACTGATATTGCAAAGACTGGCAGAATTTCACTGCCTTAATTGTCCGGTGGTATTGGGAGCTTCGCGAAAGAGCTTTATCAACCGGATCTATGAAAGCAAAGCAGATGAGCGGGAAGAAGGGACTCTGGCAGGCACGGCACTGGGACATAATGCGGGTGTGCATATTATCAGAGTGCATGACGTGAAACAAAGCAAAAGATTACTGCAGGTTATGCAGGCAGTGAAGGAAGTAAAATGCACTTTATGACCCCTGGACTGAATGATGTGATAGATATATCCCTGATAGCATTACTGCTATTTTTGGGGATGCAGTTCTTTAAGCGGAATGGCGGATTACAGTTATTTGGTGTTCTCCTGCTGCTGCTATTGAGTTATTTTCTGACAATCCTTTTAGATCTTAGAATGATGACCTATGTGCTTAATCAGATAAAAAACTACTGGTTCCTGGTCTTCATAATTCTTTTTCAACCAGAGATCAGGGTTGTGCTGGCAAAATTTAATCAACGCTATAATATCATGGAATTATTTCAGCGCAAGCAGGGCTCGATCTATCCCAAGATCTTAAATGCCATCTCAATCCTGTCATTCAGATCAAAGGGCTCACTGATCGTGATAGAAGGTAATAACCGTCTGGATAAATACCAGGAATCTGGTGAAGTAATTGATTCAG
The genomic region above belongs to Candidatus Stygibacter australis and contains:
- the cdaA gene encoding diadenylate cyclase CdaA, giving the protein MHFMTPGLNDVIDISLIALLLFLGMQFFKRNGGLQLFGVLLLLLLSYFLTILLDLRMMTYVLNQIKNYWFLVFIILFQPEIRVVLAKFNQRYNIMELFQRKQGSIYPKILNAISILSFRSKGSLIVIEGNNRLDKYQESGEVIDSAISVKLILTIFDNRSLLHDGAVVIRNNRIFACKVVLPLSENLEYTREQGTRHLAAIGISEITDSVVIITSEETGKISLAKRGHLISNLSLDELAQILKDETKQI